A genomic stretch from Anaerolinea thermophila UNI-1 includes:
- a CDS encoding CapA family protein: MEGAISWVYALVAPFPTVEDGTTLEDLIRIWRGDDTHVLLVTPDTYHAMIWLLGQSGNNVVQVRSNEELLSRAWQEHTLAIIPFEEITPRWKVLQVGGKSPLAKGEIQNYALEVHFAVKSESPLPEGTFQWLLEHRTNRDPGSMTVLMLTGTTALVRAIGWKMETMGMSYPARDILDWLLEPDFLHISNEVSFNPQCPPADPNQTSLMFCSRPEYLDLFRAIDVEIIELSGNHNNDWGRNAFAYSLEQFQKEGWLWYAGGQNAQEASQPLLLEHNGNRIALLGCNHAGPPTVWATEDEPGAAKCDFDLLENQIQSLREEEYLPVITLQHSEVYQSPPSDTQVRDFRRLAQAGAVIVSGSQAHFPQVMEFYEGAFIHYGLGNLFFDQMDIPVQGTRREFLDRHVFYKGKHINTQLYTAMLEDYARPRPMTAEERGEFLRAIFDAGGW, translated from the coding sequence ATGGAAGGGGCTATTTCGTGGGTGTATGCTTTGGTTGCTCCGTTTCCTACGGTTGAAGATGGGACAACTCTTGAAGATTTGATCCGTATCTGGCGCGGAGACGATACTCATGTCCTTCTGGTTACACCCGATACTTACCATGCAATGATCTGGTTACTGGGACAAAGTGGAAACAATGTGGTGCAGGTTCGTTCAAACGAGGAATTATTATCTCGTGCCTGGCAGGAACACACCTTGGCAATTATTCCTTTTGAGGAAATCACTCCCCGGTGGAAAGTTTTACAGGTAGGTGGAAAGTCTCCTTTAGCAAAAGGGGAAATACAAAATTATGCCCTGGAAGTACATTTTGCAGTAAAAAGCGAATCGCCCCTTCCTGAGGGTACTTTCCAATGGCTGTTGGAGCATCGGACGAATCGAGATCCGGGGTCTATGACGGTGCTGATGCTTACCGGTACCACTGCGCTGGTACGGGCAATCGGTTGGAAGATGGAGACGATGGGAATGTCCTACCCTGCCCGGGATATTTTAGACTGGTTGCTTGAACCCGATTTTCTTCATATCAGTAATGAAGTGTCTTTCAATCCACAGTGTCCACCTGCCGACCCGAATCAGACCAGTTTGATGTTTTGCAGTCGCCCTGAGTATTTGGATTTATTTCGAGCGATTGATGTGGAGATCATCGAACTGAGTGGCAATCATAATAACGATTGGGGAAGAAATGCTTTTGCTTATTCTCTGGAGCAGTTTCAGAAAGAAGGGTGGTTGTGGTATGCAGGGGGGCAAAATGCGCAAGAAGCCAGCCAGCCTTTGCTACTTGAACACAACGGTAACCGAATTGCTTTATTAGGGTGCAATCATGCCGGACCCCCTACAGTTTGGGCGACTGAAGACGAGCCTGGCGCGGCAAAGTGCGATTTTGACCTTTTGGAAAATCAGATTCAGTCTCTCCGTGAAGAGGAATATCTGCCGGTGATAACTCTTCAACACAGTGAAGTGTATCAATCTCCACCTTCGGATACACAGGTGCGTGATTTCCGACGCCTGGCACAAGCCGGAGCCGTAATTGTAAGTGGAAGCCAGGCGCATTTCCCTCAAGTCATGGAATTTTACGAGGGCGCTTTTATTCACTACGGCTTAGGGAATCTGTTTTTTGATCAGATGGATATTCCTGTCCAGGGAACAAGGCGTGAATTTTTAGATCGGCATGTCTTTTACAAAGGAAAGCATATCAACACCCAATTGTATACAGCAATGCTGGAAGACTATGCCCGCCCTCGCCCTATGACTGCTGAAGAGAGGGGTGAGTTTCTCCGTGCAATTTTTGATGCCGGTGGCTGGTAA
- a CDS encoding CapA family protein, with protein MSISLPYPVWFSEEIPQFARDLILQNESFTNAQTLDDASIEFEIGRPQERHALQAGTLVYVLAVAFPEIKMSESLSTLKEILDSKASLPLLMSPETYKVFSALWGEPAPASIQVMEESLMLAYAWKTPGVLAILPFDRITPAWRVLPVDGVSPFDPEFSPTSYALGVPVRLVKRKPIQLEEEGKHDLFLHYRRDQLTLLALTGVTALSRRTAQRMNEEGVLYPQQEIGTLLASADLTHISNEVSFNLQCPPEKAQSREALFCSSPEYIQLLEAVGTDIVELTGNHNLDRGVEAYTYSLSLYRERGWKVYGGGESQLQARQPLLIEHHGNRIALIGCNQAGPETAWAGESSPGAARCDLDWMEQEVSSLRSQGILPVVTFQSVETEDYRPAPMQRPGDYLRMAQAGAVIVSGSQSHVPQGFSFVDDSLIHYGLGNLFFDQTDSFLTSQAFIDWHIFYQGKYIGVRLIPIRIEDYSRPRLMTQDEALVLLKKVFEASLW; from the coding sequence GTGTCCATCTCTCTGCCTTATCCTGTATGGTTTTCTGAGGAAATTCCGCAGTTTGCCCGCGATTTAATTCTCCAGAATGAATCTTTCACTAATGCTCAAACTCTGGATGATGCCTCAATTGAATTTGAAATAGGACGTCCGCAAGAACGCCATGCTCTTCAGGCGGGCACTCTGGTTTATGTTCTGGCGGTTGCCTTTCCAGAAATTAAAATGTCCGAAAGTCTCAGTACCCTGAAAGAGATTTTGGATTCAAAGGCTTCTTTGCCTTTATTGATGAGCCCGGAAACGTACAAAGTTTTCTCTGCTCTCTGGGGAGAGCCTGCGCCGGCTAGTATTCAGGTCATGGAAGAGTCCTTGATGCTTGCGTACGCTTGGAAAACCCCAGGGGTTCTTGCCATACTTCCTTTTGACCGCATTACTCCCGCATGGCGTGTCCTTCCGGTGGATGGGGTTTCTCCTTTTGATCCGGAATTTTCACCGACTTCTTATGCACTTGGGGTACCCGTTCGTCTTGTAAAAAGAAAACCTATTCAACTTGAAGAAGAGGGTAAACATGACCTGTTTCTGCATTATCGAAGAGACCAATTGACCTTACTGGCGTTGACGGGGGTGACCGCTTTATCTCGCCGTACGGCTCAACGGATGAATGAAGAAGGGGTTCTATATCCTCAACAGGAAATTGGTACTTTGCTAGCTTCTGCGGACCTGACTCATATCAGCAATGAAGTTTCCTTCAATCTTCAATGCCCCCCTGAAAAAGCCCAGTCGAGAGAGGCGCTTTTTTGCAGTTCTCCCGAATACATTCAGCTTCTGGAGGCTGTAGGCACGGATATTGTGGAGTTAACAGGAAATCACAATCTGGATCGTGGGGTAGAGGCGTATACCTATTCCCTTTCCTTGTACAGAGAACGAGGTTGGAAGGTGTATGGTGGGGGAGAATCGCAGTTGCAGGCAAGACAACCTCTGTTGATTGAACATCATGGAAACCGCATTGCATTGATTGGTTGTAATCAGGCAGGACCAGAAACGGCTTGGGCGGGTGAAAGTTCGCCTGGGGCGGCTCGTTGTGACCTGGACTGGATGGAACAAGAGGTCTCTTCATTGCGATCTCAAGGTATCCTTCCTGTGGTTACATTTCAGTCTGTTGAGACCGAGGATTATCGTCCGGCTCCCATGCAGCGTCCTGGGGATTATCTTCGAATGGCCCAAGCGGGTGCTGTGATTGTCAGCGGGAGCCAATCCCATGTTCCACAAGGATTTTCTTTTGTTGACGACAGCCTGATTCATTATGGCTTGGGAAATTTATTTTTTGACCAGACAGATTCCTTTTTGACCAGTCAGGCGTTTATTGATTGGCACATCTTTTATCAGGGAAAATACATTGGGGTCAGGCTTATCCCTATTCGAATTGAGGATTATTCTCGTCCTCGTTTGATGACTCAGGATGAAGCGCTGGTTTTGTTGAAAAAAGTATTTGAGGCAAGTCTGTGGTGA
- a CDS encoding thiolase domain-containing protein codes for MREVAVLGIGQTKIDEHWDKSLRELAGEAILAAMLDAGITRADALYIGNMMSGSANHQQHLGTYMADWVGIKGAEALHVEDACSSGAAAFRSAVMAVASGAVDVAIAAGVEKMTDSPGNEITAELATAADQDWEASQGLSFVALNALIMRRYMYEYKWERDHFAGFSINAHANGVHNPFARFQEAISEAQYRKAPMIAEPINLLDASPMGDGAAAAVLVPAEMLRRGNGRKIIRVVGSGAATDTIAIHHRRDPLWLSAAEKSVKQAYSQAKIGPEDIDLFEAHDAFTIMAALSLEACGFAERGQGPRLAMEGEIRPNGKIPIATRGGLKARGHPVGATGMYQIVEVVQQLRGEAGATQVDGARYGMAQNIGGSGSNIITHILMRE; via the coding sequence ATGCGTGAAGTAGCCGTTCTGGGAATTGGACAAACCAAGATTGACGAACACTGGGATAAATCTCTCAGAGAACTGGCTGGAGAAGCCATTCTCGCCGCGATGTTAGATGCTGGTATCACCCGAGCCGACGCGCTCTACATCGGTAATATGATGAGCGGCTCAGCAAATCATCAACAACACCTGGGAACTTACATGGCTGACTGGGTGGGTATCAAAGGCGCTGAAGCCCTTCATGTTGAAGATGCATGCAGTTCTGGCGCAGCAGCCTTTCGAAGCGCCGTAATGGCGGTTGCCTCAGGAGCAGTGGATGTGGCAATTGCTGCCGGGGTTGAAAAAATGACCGACTCCCCGGGGAACGAGATTACTGCTGAACTGGCAACTGCTGCCGATCAGGACTGGGAAGCCAGCCAGGGGCTTTCCTTTGTGGCTTTGAATGCCTTAATCATGCGCCGGTACATGTATGAATACAAATGGGAACGCGATCACTTTGCAGGGTTTTCCATCAATGCACATGCAAACGGCGTTCACAACCCCTTTGCACGGTTTCAGGAAGCCATCTCCGAAGCACAATACCGGAAAGCCCCAATGATTGCTGAACCCATCAACCTTTTAGACGCTTCGCCAATGGGGGATGGCGCAGCGGCAGCGGTCCTCGTTCCTGCAGAAATGCTTCGACGGGGAAATGGCAGGAAGATTATCCGCGTAGTAGGATCAGGGGCGGCAACGGATACCATTGCCATTCATCATCGGCGCGATCCGCTCTGGCTATCCGCAGCGGAGAAATCAGTCAAACAAGCCTATAGTCAGGCTAAAATTGGCCCAGAGGACATCGACCTGTTTGAAGCCCATGATGCTTTTACCATTATGGCGGCACTATCACTGGAAGCCTGTGGCTTTGCTGAACGCGGGCAGGGTCCCCGTCTTGCCATGGAAGGCGAGATCCGTCCGAATGGAAAAATTCCGATTGCCACACGGGGCGGTTTGAAAGCTCGTGGGCACCCTGTTGGAGCAACGGGCATGTACCAAATCGTCGAGGTAGTGCAACAACTTCGCGGAGAAGCCGGAGCCACTCAGGTAGATGGGGCGCGCTACGGGATGGCTCAAAATATAGGTGGAAGTGGCTCAAACATTATCACGCATATTTTGATGAGAGAATAG
- a CDS encoding AlkZ-related protein, giving the protein MKQISKTALENYRAITFRTHPGYRLTNPEEALTFIQQRGYVLFWPCQGIEFPSLWAAVAGNRPVADEHDDPGHITWSWKDEWLGKHLVYYGRVIRRKNTFISLDLLPYFYALSPNYGNPYEDYLIDYSAGKLSAEAKAVYEALIKEGALDTISLRKAARLSSRASDSAFNRALEELQITFRVVPVAVSQAGAWKYAFVYDLTARHYPDLVDKAHPISEWDARRKIIQNALESLGAARISDLNRIFQWEKSLIERTCESLVERKAILKNISLDESSSDYFCVPQFVEKTSALTLTS; this is encoded by the coding sequence ATGAAGCAGATATCTAAAACAGCCCTTGAGAACTATCGAGCAATCACGTTCCGCACCCATCCGGGCTATCGTTTAACGAATCCGGAAGAGGCACTGACATTTATCCAGCAGAGAGGCTATGTTTTGTTCTGGCCCTGCCAGGGTATCGAATTTCCCAGTTTATGGGCCGCTGTAGCGGGAAATCGCCCTGTGGCTGACGAACACGATGATCCAGGGCATATCACCTGGTCCTGGAAAGATGAATGGCTTGGGAAGCATCTGGTGTATTATGGCAGAGTCATACGAAGAAAGAACACCTTTATTTCTTTAGACCTCCTTCCCTACTTCTATGCCTTATCTCCAAATTACGGGAATCCTTACGAAGATTACCTCATCGATTACTCAGCCGGAAAACTCTCCGCAGAAGCGAAAGCAGTGTACGAAGCCCTCATCAAAGAAGGGGCGTTAGATACAATTTCCCTTAGAAAGGCTGCGCGGCTATCCAGCCGGGCTAGCGATTCGGCCTTTAACCGTGCGCTTGAAGAATTACAGATAACATTTCGTGTGGTCCCAGTGGCAGTATCCCAGGCAGGTGCCTGGAAATATGCATTCGTTTATGATTTGACTGCGCGCCATTACCCTGATTTGGTCGATAAGGCTCATCCAATCTCAGAATGGGACGCCAGAAGAAAAATTATCCAGAACGCTCTGGAAAGTCTTGGTGCGGCACGGATCAGCGACTTAAATCGTATTTTTCAATGGGAAAAATCGCTCATTGAAAGAACCTGCGAATCACTGGTGGAAAGGAAAGCGATTCTGAAAAATATCTCATTGGATGAATCTTCATCAGATTATTTTTGTGTTCCTCAATTCGTTGAAAAAACCTCCGCACTAACACTCACCTCATAA
- a CDS encoding alpha-amylase family glycosyl hydrolase, which produces MMEFHVSRQARDRYHFDLSLFGYHGNVIFANFHAARLFAQKINQQRDLVSYPEQAVKAGQVNALGLMDEIFHHVVSLYQQQRNPQAFAKALQFLNDQFGSPAIDHLLLKFIQEFPPVSVYLGQVSPEEYLEGETEGIPNREALVEELMMLWITNQNPATHPFVELFDDDRLASETIYRPFIQSLHEFFETQPFFGPDRQNLIDFLRSPAIAVPYSLTGQLEYIRERWAELLGKFLYRLLSSLDLVKEEEKASFFGPGPTLIPVYDRFHLGELEVEAFSPDREWMPRLVLLAKNTYVWLYQLSQKYQRPIQRLDQIPDEELAELASWGFTGLWLIGLWERSRASARIKQLCGNPEAIASAYSLYDYEIASDLGGESAYQNLRERAWQYGIRLASDMVPNHMGIDSRWLVNHPDWFIQLDYSPFPSYTFTGPDLSSDPSVTIQLEDHYYDRTDAAVVFKYYDHRDGRTRYIYHGNDGTSMPWNDTAQLNYLIPEVREAVIQTILHVARKFPIIRFDAAMTLAKRHYQRLWYPEPGTGGAIPSRAEHGMTREQFNTVFPKEFWREVVDRVAQEAPDTLLLAEAFWLMEGYFVRTLGMHRVYNSAFMNMLRNEENNKYRALIKNTLEFDPEILKRYVNFMNNPDERTAVDQFGKGDKYFGICVLMSTLPGLPMFGHGQLEGYSEKYGMEFRKPMWNEQPDRDLIERHRREIAPILHRRALFAGIDNFLFYDFVTPNGWVDENVFAYSNGIGSQRALVVVHNRFASTEGWIRTSTPFLVKGQGNRSLVQKSLIEGLGLNPDANWYTIARDQATGLEYLFSNAEITQNGLHLSLNAYEYHVFMDFQQVKDDEWQSYRQLYEYLNGKGVPNIQEAIRELVLRPVLTAFREIIHPGYVRYLVESRLKTPQQTLPSYLLEEAKAKYNRLLDGVSAISGYNFNRKEMLSSMKLTLQTALSIQILGNRYPLPTSKKYAQAMSYLGGGISQNADAHWLTLIGWIFTANLGKIAGVEDTHGLSRSWLDEWRLSKAIYDSGMSLGLNEQQSSQVVSMVRILIEQQNWFEKNLKTPVRQIMEKWLENDEIRRYLGVNRYKEILWFNQEAFEDFVWWMYLLSVFETLLTPNASANLFTERAILGFDIVQKLLKGLKTSQYQVAKLLEAL; this is translated from the coding sequence ATGATGGAATTTCATGTTTCCCGTCAGGCTCGCGACCGCTACCATTTTGATTTAAGTCTTTTTGGTTATCACGGCAATGTAATTTTTGCGAATTTTCATGCTGCCCGTTTATTTGCTCAGAAGATCAATCAGCAACGTGATCTGGTCAGTTACCCGGAACAAGCCGTGAAAGCCGGACAAGTCAATGCGCTGGGATTGATGGACGAGATTTTTCATCACGTGGTATCTCTGTATCAACAACAACGCAATCCTCAAGCATTCGCAAAAGCGCTACAATTCCTGAACGACCAGTTTGGGAGTCCCGCAATTGACCACCTCTTGCTCAAATTCATTCAGGAATTCCCCCCAGTTTCAGTTTATTTAGGGCAGGTTTCTCCTGAAGAGTACCTGGAAGGCGAAACAGAAGGAATTCCAAACAGGGAAGCCCTTGTCGAAGAACTAATGATGTTATGGATTACCAATCAGAATCCAGCCACACACCCTTTTGTGGAATTATTTGATGACGATCGTTTGGCTTCTGAAACGATTTATAGACCTTTCATCCAATCCTTACATGAGTTTTTCGAAACTCAACCATTTTTTGGACCAGATCGGCAAAACTTAATCGACTTTTTACGCAGTCCTGCCATAGCCGTTCCATATTCCCTTACCGGACAGTTAGAGTATATTCGGGAACGATGGGCAGAACTTCTGGGGAAATTCCTGTACCGTCTTTTATCCAGTTTGGATCTGGTTAAGGAAGAGGAAAAAGCCTCATTTTTCGGACCGGGCCCTACGCTCATCCCGGTATACGACCGTTTTCACCTGGGGGAACTTGAAGTCGAGGCTTTCAGCCCTGACCGGGAATGGATGCCACGCCTGGTTCTTCTGGCAAAAAACACTTACGTTTGGCTCTATCAACTTTCGCAAAAATACCAACGGCCAATACAACGGTTAGACCAAATCCCCGATGAGGAACTGGCGGAACTGGCGAGTTGGGGCTTTACTGGTCTATGGTTAATTGGTTTATGGGAACGCAGTCGGGCTTCGGCTCGTATTAAACAACTTTGTGGTAATCCAGAAGCCATTGCTTCTGCCTACTCTCTCTATGATTATGAAATTGCCTCAGACCTGGGAGGAGAGAGCGCCTATCAAAACCTTAGGGAACGGGCATGGCAATATGGTATTCGTCTGGCATCGGACATGGTGCCCAACCACATGGGGATTGACTCTCGGTGGCTGGTAAATCACCCGGACTGGTTCATTCAACTGGATTACAGCCCATTTCCCTCTTATACATTTACAGGGCCCGACCTGTCCAGCGATCCTTCTGTAACCATTCAATTGGAAGACCATTATTACGACCGAACGGATGCGGCAGTGGTGTTCAAATACTACGATCATCGAGATGGGCGAACAAGGTATATTTATCATGGGAATGACGGCACAAGTATGCCATGGAACGACACTGCGCAATTGAATTACTTAATCCCCGAAGTCCGTGAAGCCGTTATTCAGACCATTCTGCACGTAGCGAGAAAGTTCCCCATCATTCGGTTCGATGCAGCAATGACTTTGGCAAAACGTCACTATCAACGATTATGGTATCCAGAACCGGGGACAGGTGGAGCGATTCCCTCCCGAGCCGAACATGGCATGACCCGCGAACAATTTAATACAGTGTTCCCAAAAGAATTCTGGCGAGAAGTGGTTGACAGGGTTGCACAGGAAGCCCCTGACACCCTGTTGCTCGCAGAAGCATTCTGGCTGATGGAAGGGTACTTCGTCCGTACATTAGGCATGCACCGGGTATATAACAGCGCCTTCATGAATATGTTGCGGAATGAAGAGAACAATAAGTATCGAGCATTAATCAAGAATACGCTGGAATTTGACCCGGAAATTCTCAAACGCTATGTGAATTTCATGAACAACCCGGATGAACGCACTGCAGTAGATCAGTTTGGGAAAGGCGATAAATACTTTGGCATTTGTGTGCTGATGTCCACCCTTCCTGGTTTACCCATGTTTGGGCATGGACAACTGGAGGGGTATTCCGAAAAATACGGGATGGAGTTCCGCAAGCCGATGTGGAACGAACAGCCCGATCGTGATTTGATTGAGAGACACCGTCGGGAAATTGCCCCTATTTTACATCGTCGAGCATTGTTCGCCGGAATTGATAATTTCCTCTTCTATGACTTTGTCACCCCAAACGGATGGGTGGACGAAAACGTGTTTGCATACAGCAACGGAATCGGGTCTCAGAGAGCTCTGGTTGTTGTCCACAATCGTTTTGCCAGCACTGAAGGGTGGATTAGAACATCAACACCTTTCCTGGTCAAAGGGCAGGGAAATCGCTCACTGGTTCAGAAATCCCTTATTGAAGGGCTGGGGCTCAATCCGGATGCGAATTGGTACACCATCGCCCGCGACCAGGCGACGGGATTAGAGTACCTCTTTTCGAATGCGGAAATTACCCAAAACGGTTTGCACCTTTCGCTGAATGCCTATGAATACCATGTCTTCATGGATTTTCAACAGGTTAAAGACGATGAGTGGCAATCTTACCGGCAGTTATATGAATACTTGAACGGGAAAGGTGTACCCAATATTCAAGAAGCCATTCGAGAACTGGTTCTACGTCCGGTTTTGACTGCATTTCGCGAAATTATTCACCCCGGTTATGTTCGATATCTGGTGGAAAGCCGCCTGAAAACCCCACAACAAACCCTGCCATCTTACTTATTGGAAGAAGCAAAGGCAAAATACAACCGCTTACTGGATGGCGTCTCTGCTATCAGTGGCTACAACTTTAATCGCAAAGAAATGCTTTCCAGCATGAAATTAACGCTCCAAACCGCTTTATCCATTCAAATCCTTGGCAATCGCTACCCCCTGCCAACATCCAAAAAATATGCCCAAGCAATGAGTTACCTTGGAGGTGGTATCTCCCAGAATGCAGATGCCCACTGGCTAACACTGATCGGGTGGATCTTTACAGCCAACTTGGGAAAAATTGCTGGTGTTGAAGATACCCACGGATTGTCACGCTCATGGTTAGACGAATGGCGTCTTTCCAAAGCCATCTATGATAGTGGAATGAGCCTGGGATTAAACGAACAGCAATCCTCTCAGGTGGTTTCTATGGTGCGTATTCTAATTGAGCAGCAAAACTGGTTTGAGAAGAATTTGAAAACCCCAGTTCGCCAAATCATGGAAAAATGGTTAGAAAATGATGAAATTCGTCGCTACCTTGGAGTCAACCGGTATAAAGAGATTCTCTGGTTCAATCAAGAGGCTTTCGAGGATTTTGTCTGGTGGATGTATCTGTTATCTGTTTTTGAAACGTTGCTGACTCCAAATGCCAGTGCCAACCTGTTTACCGAGCGAGCCATTTTAGGTTTTGACATTGTGCAAAAACTTCTAAAGGGATTAAAAACCTCCCAATATCAGGTAGCCAAACTGCTGGAAGCCCTCTAA